The nucleotide window ACCGAACAAAAAGCTAAAGACCGAAAAGATTGGTCAAGTCTAGTTCGGGTTCAAAACAGCAGGACAAGAAATAAGTCAAATAACTCACCTCACTATGGCATAAGCTACTTGCTTGttgttcaaaaagaaaagaagaaaaaaaaggcaTAAACCTTTACTTTTCCACCATCTCATTCTTCCACCCATCCAACGTGTTGTGTTATCTTAGGGTTTGCACCcattccttctctctctctctctcaggtaTCACATAAATCTCTTAATCAAATCCACAAAAGTAAAGTTGTACCTCTTTGGAAATTAGATtttgaggattattggaaagaggGCAAGCAAATGAGTGTGAGCAGTGCATCGGTCCACCCGGTGGAAGCTCCTCCTCCTGCAGCAGCAGCTCCAGAAGCTACACAAGCGCCACGTGTGAGGATGGAAGATATACAAGGGATGCCTGCAACGTTACTCGGCCTCACACTTCGTTTCTTCCAATTCTTCTTCGCAGCTGCTTCCCTCTCCGTCATGGCCTCTACCAACGATTTCCCTTCCGTTTCCGCCTTCTGGTACTTCATTCAATTTTATACCACATATAATTTTATCCTCTGTTTATATTATCATCATAAGGTTATAAACTAGATGAGCTGTCTTTGTGATGTTTCTAACGTTGCTAGGAGTCAGTCTCATTATATCAATGACTATAATTATATGTTTTGGATCGTGGTGTCTGTCGGTGGTTTAAGTAAGTTCCCTCCGTGACTTTTCCCTAGAGTCCAGATATATATCTGAATGTTTGTAATAGCATTAAGCTTTTGGACATATAATGTGATGCGGTAATATATATCGAGTCAATGTAGTTTATATTTGTATGGTTCATAAATATTAAGATTTCAactagaacttttttttttttacaaatttggggacttgaaaaagtttttttagGGCCTATGACCTTAGTTTCATTCGGTTTTGTCTAGGACCGGCCCCGGGATTCATGTGATGAGTAAAGCATATGGTTTTGTGATTTTATTCTAAAGGTGGCTTACTGTTTTTTATTGGTCTGTATCATCAGCTATCTAGTTGCAGCCACTATCCTGCAGAGCTTGTGGAGTCTTGCACTAGCCACAGTTGATGTCTATGCCATTATGGTCAAGCGTTCCCTACAGAACCGTCGTCTCGTTAGCTTGTTTGCAATTGGTGATGGGGTGAGAGATTGCTCTACTCATTCAGCCTACcctatattaaaagaaaagatgGATGAACAATTCCATTTCTTTTTTGGCAGGTGACATCGACGATGACATTTGCAGCAGCGTGTGCATCAGCAGGGATAACGGTTCTGATAGACAACGATCTGAATAGCTGCTCGGCAAACCACTGTGTTCAGTTTGAAACATCAACTGCATTAGCCTTCATTAGCTGGTTTGCTGCTCTCCCTTCTTTTCTCTTCAACTTCTGGTCTCTCGCTTCATCATCCCGTTGAAATTAAAAAAGACTAGACTGAACACAAGATCGGTTTCCACCCCTGTGTACATATAGTGActggttttttcttctttcttttttgggaATTGTTTTGTAAGACCGAccttgtttgttttgttgttgtaacACTGACAAAGAAACTTACTAAGCAACGGTTGCGGATTAAACAACCTTGTCATAGTTGTGAACTTGATGCATCTGTAACAACTAGATGATTTAtcagaaaagtgaaaacaacaAAATGAAAAGAAGAGACACAAACAGACTTAATAAGGAAGTGAGACAGATTACAAATCTAGAATCCAAAGATCGACAAGCCACAAAACTCCCAACAATATATAATACAAATCCTTACTAACGTTACAATCTTGCAGATACATTATCAGATCTTGAGATTCTCCAGTCGCTCTCTCGCTGTTTCCTGTTCTCCTTTCACTCCTCCTCTCTCTGTTTCCTTTGCACTCTTTGAAACTGGTTTAGCActtccttcttcttcagttTCTAGACTATCAGGCAAGACAAGAGTTGTTCTTTCCTCTTTTTCTTGAACCTTCGTTTCATCTACTTTAGTCATGGACTTGGGAGGGTTTTGGATATTCACTTTTCTAACGGGTAAAGAAGCAAACACAGGCGCAGCCGTTCTGATTGTGACAGGTGGCGCGATTCTCACGGGCGCAGCACGCATCATGGATGGGACATACACAGAAGGAATCTGCTGCTGAGTGTTTGCAGAAGGTGGAGGAGGCCTTGGAGGTGGTGCAGAGAAGACCGGTACAGAGGTTCTCATCGTCACCGGTGGAGCCATGCCACGGTGGCAAGTCGATCTTAAATGCCTCACCGGAACATACGGAGGAGCTGCTGCTGTTCCAGGAGTTGCAAATCTCTGCTGAGGTCGGTAGTTGCGGTTTTCCAAAGCTGACGCTATGGCTCTTTCAACAGAAGCTGCTGACACTGATCTGCTTCTAGAAGAAGGCTGCGGGCAAATAAAAGGCAAGATTCTCGACGTGGCTGCACGACAAGGCTGTGGACTCGTTGGTCTAGGGCTCTGCATGAAGAACCTCTTCGCAAACGGAACCGGCGCACTCGAGGAGCTTCCCGTCCCAATATTTTCCTTGATACGATAGTTTATCAAGGCTCTTGCTATAATCACCTGCTCTAGCTCGTCAATGTTCTCACCCTCAGGCATTGCGCTTGAAGCTTCTTTCGCCACTGTTAACAAAACAATGTAAATTAAGTAAAAAACCCATATAGAAATCAAGTGAGGAGGAAGGACTGACATTGTTTAAGGGAAGACCAAGCAGCCATAGCAGCGTTCTTCTCTGCTTGCTTCTTGTTCTTAGCCTGATCTCCGGTGAACGTGATGCCAGCTAACTCCACAGTGCCAGTAAACACAGGCTGGTGCCCAAGACCAGACCTGAAGGTGGTGTAACGCGGCAGAGGAGCTCCCACTCTTTGAGCTATTTCCTGCAACAGGTTCTTGTACACACCCGTCTCATCCTACAGGAACAAACAAGATTCAAACTTTGGATCTATCTCTCAAATACAGAACAAAAGATTAAAACTTTGGATCCCAAATCACAAACCAAGATCCTGGCGGCGAGGGAGTGAGAAGGGCCGCGATTAGAGAGGGCACCGAGAGCGACTTCAGCGGCGGAGTGCTCAGCCTGACGGAGAGTGGAACAGTAGTGAGGACTCTCGAAGATCTCGCCGTTGAAGTTAACGGTGGCCTTGAACCGCGGCGCGTGGTCTGGACCTTCTCTTAGGCAAGTGTACGAAGGGAGGTTGAAGCAGCTCCTCTGCGCAAGCTCCTGCAGCTGATTCTTGTacatttttttccaaatttggaAACTACTGTAGATCAATCAATCAAAGCTTCGATTTTTAGGGGTTCGTTTCCATGattcggcttcttcttcttccaatcGTTGAAAGTCCCGAGCTGGGTTTGTGCTTGGTAAGCGAAATGGCTGGGATGGAGATTGAAGAAGGCGAAATCGGAGGAAAAGTTAGGGTTTTTGCAGAGGGAGAAGGGGGAAGGaagggaggagagagagagagaggtgtgagtggggttttttgttttaaatgaaaGGTAATTAATGGAGAATTTATTATCTGCTTTATTTGCTGGTAGTCAACTGAACGTTAGTCTGCATGGATGtgatatatatctatattatattttctgtatttttctctttttttttatgtatctCAGATTAGGGGCTGTACACTACTCAAAAAAGCATGTTACCTGAATATacgaaaatattttgttttggtcCTGAATATA belongs to Brassica rapa cultivar Chiifu-401-42 chromosome A07, CAAS_Brap_v3.01, whole genome shotgun sequence and includes:
- the LOC103829736 gene encoding CASP-like protein 5A2, encoding MSVSSASVHPVEAPPPAAAAPEATQAPRVRMEDIQGMPATLLGLTLRFFQFFFAAASLSVMASTNDFPSVSAFCYLVAATILQSLWSLALATVDVYAIMVKRSLQNRRLVSLFAIGDGVTSTMTFAAACASAGITVLIDNDLNSCSANHCVQFETSTALAFISWFAALPSFLFNFWSLASSSR
- the LOC103829737 gene encoding double-stranded RNA-binding protein 2 → MYKNQLQELAQRSCFNLPSYTCLREGPDHAPRFKATVNFNGEIFESPHYCSTLRQAEHSAAEVALGALSNRGPSHSLAARILDETGVYKNLLQEIAQRVGAPLPRYTTFRSGLGHQPVFTGTVELAGITFTGDQAKNKKQAEKNAAMAAWSSLKQLAKEASSAMPEGENIDELEQVIIARALINYRIKENIGTGSSSSAPVPFAKRFFMQSPRPTSPQPCRAATSRILPFICPQPSSRSRSVSAASVERAIASALENRNYRPQQRFATPGTAAAPPYVPVRHLRSTCHRGMAPPVTMRTSVPVFSAPPPRPPPPSANTQQQIPSVYVPSMMRAAPVRIAPPVTIRTAAPVFASLPVRKVNIQNPPKSMTKVDETKVQEKEERTTLVLPDSLETEEEGSAKPVSKSAKETERGGVKGEQETARERLENLKI